A region from the Nonlabens sp. YIK11 genome encodes:
- a CDS encoding T9SS type A sorting domain-containing protein: MKTFLLYLLLVFPVLAVCQTFEFNNSADGWTANNASLSTNANSITLTLTADQNAQLETTTAGIDATANSILAIRMRNSSEVSVLKVRSERLETTGVRFTPFDVEPFNLAYTTYFFDLDNSEWDNNNTPGATQNNLTIFFRGPGDIVNPSDGTVEIDRIAFISRAEREDFTFELDANDEGWIGQAGSSIETINGALKWTVDGTTNLARLQQSVFSVDAANKYVHVFLQNNTQFSTLRLRYNSSTNADAGMNVGQPTGYNSYQVITLDLTADAGWNGLISDIQFQARNFTGTGSPTGTIIIERILFDNEPTFNQPIIYSAGQFDPTANVTATDDLIVKDALTLSGDLDVRNLTVQNNGSLNAGSNVLNVTGDIIVDGSIELSTASLNLSGSTSQLFKSPDVSVENVIINNAEGVLLNTNLDLTGTITLTNGVLTTQNSSSPTGVLTFKSSEGKSAVLDQVVSGSINGTVTVEKFFPATTGRKFRFVSAPVNFRGSIYDNWQEAGDATAGFGVQITGGTAADGYDQSTSGNPSLFRFENDYTNAADAWTPLTSDNGDNLTTISPVAGDAYRMFIRGDRTTDLTTNTDPASQTILRASGTLATGTYPASPITLAGSNLYSLIGNPYQSKVDVQALLAGATNVNTAEYYQWDPTTNNYVLYEFATPTVPSGSEITGNALPGQSFFVQSDATGNGSLQFQESYKVADSDVATKNSTVNNQLTINLSTQEQAANGKANDIAIARFDEEYDSNFTTDDTSKFFGLSHSLAWENEGAYYIVNRASVPVDGDTYGLNVFVGESADYTFTLDLNGVDGINTYFHDKLDDSFDLVTVGESTSITKNIDLADANSGAVDRFEIVFSKSTLGVDDSSAFAKAISIYPNPLSGNTLFIKGMELDGDSSVSLTNLAGQVLFETSKLTESANVRSIKLPEIAAGIYIVNVNQNDKQASYKLIIQ; the protein is encoded by the coding sequence ATGAAAACATTTCTACTCTACCTACTTCTTGTTTTTCCTGTTCTAGCCGTTTGTCAAACTTTTGAGTTCAACAACTCTGCTGATGGATGGACAGCAAACAATGCTTCCTTAAGCACTAATGCAAATAGCATTACATTAACGCTTACAGCTGATCAAAACGCACAATTAGAAACAACAACTGCAGGTATTGATGCGACTGCTAATTCTATTTTAGCGATTAGAATGCGTAATAGTTCTGAAGTTTCAGTATTGAAAGTTAGATCAGAAAGATTGGAAACTACTGGCGTTCGTTTTACTCCATTTGATGTTGAACCATTTAATCTAGCCTATACCACCTATTTTTTTGATTTAGATAACTCTGAATGGGATAACAATAATACACCAGGAGCTACTCAAAATAATCTTACCATATTCTTTAGAGGTCCTGGAGATATAGTCAACCCATCAGATGGTACTGTAGAAATTGATCGTATAGCTTTTATATCCAGAGCAGAGCGTGAAGATTTCACATTTGAACTTGATGCCAATGATGAAGGATGGATTGGACAAGCAGGCAGCAGTATTGAAACCATTAATGGTGCCTTAAAGTGGACCGTAGATGGTACGACAAATCTTGCACGACTTCAACAAAGCGTGTTTTCAGTGGACGCTGCGAACAAATATGTTCATGTATTTCTTCAAAACAACACTCAATTCAGCACACTAAGACTTAGATATAATAGTTCTACCAATGCAGATGCCGGTATGAATGTTGGGCAGCCTACTGGTTATAACTCCTATCAGGTCATCACTTTAGATCTTACTGCCGATGCTGGTTGGAATGGCTTGATCAGTGATATTCAATTTCAAGCTAGAAACTTCACAGGTACAGGTAGTCCAACAGGAACCATTATCATTGAAAGGATTTTATTTGATAATGAACCTACCTTTAATCAACCTATTATTTATAGTGCTGGACAATTTGACCCTACAGCTAACGTAACAGCAACTGATGATTTAATAGTAAAAGATGCTTTGACACTTTCTGGAGACTTAGATGTTAGAAATTTAACTGTACAGAATAACGGTTCTCTTAACGCGGGAAGCAATGTACTCAACGTAACTGGAGACATTATTGTTGATGGTTCCATAGAGTTATCTACAGCAAGTCTCAACTTATCTGGAAGCACTTCTCAATTATTCAAGTCTCCTGATGTTAGTGTAGAAAATGTTATTATCAATAATGCTGAAGGCGTATTATTAAATACAAACCTTGATCTTACCGGCACAATCACTTTGACTAACGGAGTTTTAACTACCCAAAACAGTTCTTCCCCAACAGGTGTGCTAACCTTCAAAAGTTCTGAAGGTAAATCTGCCGTTCTTGATCAAGTAGTTAGTGGCTCCATCAATGGTACCGTTACGGTAGAAAAATTCTTTCCTGCAACTACAGGTCGTAAATTTAGATTTGTATCTGCACCAGTAAACTTTAGAGGATCGATTTATGACAACTGGCAGGAAGCTGGTGATGCAACGGCTGGTTTTGGCGTGCAGATTACAGGTGGAACAGCTGCAGACGGTTATGACCAGTCCACCTCTGGTAACCCATCTTTATTCCGTTTTGAGAATGACTATACCAATGCGGCAGATGCATGGACTCCATTGACCAGCGATAATGGTGACAATTTAACCACGATTTCGCCGGTTGCAGGTGATGCGTATCGTATGTTCATAAGAGGCGATCGTACTACAGACTTAACGACTAATACAGATCCAGCATCTCAAACCATTTTAAGAGCATCAGGAACTTTGGCTACGGGTACCTATCCGGCCAGCCCAATTACATTAGCAGGTTCCAACCTTTATTCTTTAATTGGTAACCCTTATCAATCAAAGGTAGATGTTCAGGCACTACTTGCGGGAGCTACTAACGTGAACACTGCTGAATACTACCAGTGGGATCCGACCACGAATAATTATGTGTTGTATGAATTTGCGACTCCAACCGTTCCTTCAGGGTCTGAGATTACGGGCAATGCCTTACCAGGACAGTCATTCTTTGTGCAATCAGATGCTACTGGCAATGGATCGCTACAATTTCAAGAAAGTTATAAGGTAGCCGATAGCGATGTGGCAACTAAAAACTCTACGGTAAACAATCAATTGACTATTAATCTATCCACTCAAGAACAAGCGGCTAACGGTAAAGCAAATGATATCGCCATCGCGAGATTTGATGAAGAGTATGACTCTAATTTTACTACAGATGATACTTCAAAGTTTTTTGGATTATCACACAGTCTCGCGTGGGAAAATGAAGGTGCTTATTACATCGTGAATCGCGCCAGTGTACCTGTAGATGGTGATACCTACGGTTTAAATGTATTTGTGGGAGAATCTGCAGACTACACCTTCACCTTAGACCTTAATGGCGTCGATGGAATCAACACCTATTTCCATGACAAGCTGGATGACAGTTTTGACTTGGTGACCGTTGGTGAGTCTACTTCAATCACAAAGAATATCGATCTTGCAGATGCCAACTCAGGTGCCGTAGATCGTTTTGAAATCGTTTTCAGCAAATCTACATTAGGGGTTGATGATAGTTCCGCTTTCGCGAAAGCGATATCCATCTATCCTAATCCACTATCAGGAAACACTCTATTTATCAAAGGAATGGAGCTGGATGGCGATAGCAGCGTTTCTCTTACAAATCTTGCGGGTCAAGTTCTTTTTGAGACCAGCAAATTGACGGAATCTGCAAACGTGAGAAGCATCAAGCTTCCTGAAATCGCTGCTGGTATCTACATCGTAAACGTAAACCAGAACGACAAGCAAGCGAGCTACAAACTTATCATTCAATAA